A window from Musa acuminata AAA Group cultivar baxijiao chromosome BXJ3-10, Cavendish_Baxijiao_AAA, whole genome shotgun sequence encodes these proteins:
- the LOC135651890 gene encoding uncharacterized protein LOC135651890, with protein sequence MAKSGTLLSDLARVPPDFGEFWREGAGGGWATTVVVLLLFAWQLLRLFFSRRRLRAASRAPESSPASATTTDSEEGSSAGLSELISDADLRDLMISLEGKLQENERWEDVIEKSTDLVSYKAKCFRPKDGPPKYLSVTTFKQCSTELLRDFYMDNEYRKKWDKILIQHEQLQVDENSGTEIGQSIKKFPLMTPREYILAWRVWEGKNKTFYCIIKDCEHPLAPRQKKYVRVGFFKSGWRIKQVPGIDACEITMVHQEDAGLNVEMAKLAFAKGIWSYVSKMNSALREYSSFPSHLTMVPTLLRLIKKVPPKLETCAETSMQEAPEKLGTVFGGQSRVGLSQKTPSRSSKKWIANGLLLLGGVVCLSRGRSTIGTQVAIACILKKLMKRRTESCQVESTQFRPNRRKTRRDG encoded by the exons ATGGCCAAATCCGGAACCCTGCTATCCGATTTGGCAAGGGTACCGCCAGATTTCGGCGAATTCTGGCGGGAAGGCGCCGGCGGTGGTTGGGCGACGACGGTCGTTGTGCTCCTCCTCTTCGCGTGGCAGCTCCTGCGGCTCTTCTTCTCCCGTCGTCGCCTCCGGGCGGCCTCCAGAGCTCCGGAATCGTCGCCGGCGTCCGCCACAACGACCGATTCTGAAGAAGGTTCCTCGGCTGG ATTATCTGAGCTTATATCCGATGCTGATCTGAGAGATTTGATGATTAGTTTGGAGGGAAAGCTCCAAGAGAATGAGAGATGGGAAGATGTGATTGAAAAAAGCACTGATCTTGTGTCCTATAAAGCAAAGTGCTTCCGCCCAAAA GATGGTCCACCAAAATACCTTAGTGTTACAACATTCAAGCAATGTTCCACGGAGCTATTAAGAGATTTCTACATGGACAATGAATACAGAAAAAAGTGGGACAAGATTTTGATCCAGCATGAGCAACTGCAGGTTGATGAAAATAGTGGGACAGAAATTGGACAATCCATAAAAAagtttcctctcatgacaccaagggaATATATACTAGCATGGCGTGTGTGGGAAGGAAAAAACAAAACTTTCTATTGCATTATTAAG GATTGTGAGCATCCTCTGGCTCCACGACAAAAGAAATATGTTCGTGTTGGTTTTTTCAAATCGGGTTGGCGTATAAAACAAG TTCCTGGTATCGATGCGTGTGAGATAACTATGGTGCATCAAGAAGATGCTGGCCTCAATGTTGAGATGGCAAAACTGGCATTTGCTAAGGGAATATGGAGCTATGTGTCAAAGATGAACAGTGCACTGCGTGAATATTCATCCTTCCCCAGTCACTTGACCATGGTCCCTACGCTTCTTAGACTTATTAAAAAG GTCCCACCAAAGTTGGAGACCTGTGCTGAAACAAGTATGCAAGAAGCTCCAGAGAAATTAGGAACTGTCTTTGGCGGACAGAGTAGAGTGGGTTTATCGCAGAAGACACCGTCGAGATCTTCAAAAAAGTGGATAGCAAATGGGCTTTTGCTCCTTGGTGGCGTTGTATGCCTTTCACGAGGCCGCTCTACCATCGGCACCCAGGTGGCCATTGCATGCATTTTGAAGAAGCTGATGAAGCGTAGAACAGAATCATGCCAAGTTGAGTCTACCCAATTCAGACCAAATAGACGAAAAACCAGAAGAGATGGTTGA